The Helianthus annuus cultivar XRQ/B chromosome 16, HanXRQr2.0-SUNRISE, whole genome shotgun sequence genome includes a window with the following:
- the LOC110919016 gene encoding protein FAR1-RELATED SEQUENCE 5-like: MCMLKQWKKVFQTKVSGSITPAVGMYFKSFDDAFAFYQRYALAAGFSARKNTSWKNVGGLVKIKYIVCSKEGFHVSKEIDSGSVDENSKKIVRRNRGLKRVGCNAHVKLILENNNMFKIYYFEEQYNHIFVEDEDIHFLPAARSIDYVKESFISGLSAINIGPVKAFNIMKTMYGGFGEIGTSKVDCKNYRRDLNLYIGEYAAEMVVRRLIRKKECCPGFTCDYVIGEDRRLKGLFWADEQSKTNYTVFGDIVGFDATYKSNKYDLASSIAV, translated from the exons atgtgtatgcttaaacAGTGGAAGAAAGTTTTTCAAACTAAAGTCAGTGGATCCATTACACCTGCTGTTGGAATGTATTTTAAATCATTTGATGATGCTTTTGCGTTTTATCAGAGATATGCACTTGCTGCAGGTTTTTCTGCAAGAAAAAATACCTCTTGGAAAAATGTTGGTGGTTTagtcaaaataaaatatattgtCTGCTCAAAAGAAGGATTTCATGTTAGCAAAGAAAtagattctggttcagttgaTGAGAATAGTAAAAAGATTGTTAGAcgtaatagaggtttaaaaagaGTTGGATGCAATGCTCATGTGAAATTAATATTAGAGAACAATAATATGTTTAAAATCTACTACTTTGAAGAACAATATAATCATATCTTTGTTGAAGATGAAGATATTCATTTCTTGCCGGCTGCCAGAAGTATTGATTATGTTAAAGAGAGTTTTATATCTGGATTGTCTGCAATCAATATTGGACCTGTTAAAGCATTCAATATTATGAAAACAATGTATGGTGGTTTTGGTGAAATTGGTACTAGTAAAGTTGATTGTAAGAACTATAGAAGGGATTTGAATCTTTACATAGGAGAGTATGCTGCAGAAATGGTAGTTAGGCGTCTTATTAGGAAGAAAGAATGTTGTCCTGGTTTCacatgtgattatgttattggtgaagatagaagattgaaaGGACTTTTCTGGGCTGATGAGCAATCAAAAACAAATTATACAGTGTTTGGTGACATAGTTGGTTTTGATGCTACTTATAAATCAAACAA ATATGATTTGGCATCTTCAATTGCAGTTTGA
- the LOC110917698 gene encoding bidirectional sugar transporter SWEET5, with translation MDIDTLRTLVGILGNIISLILFLSPWPTFSKIMKAKSVQAFKPDPYVATILNCAVWMFYGLPIVHPDSLLVVTINGAGLVIEIVFITIFFTYSTWGGRKKILIILFIEAIFVALLVVVTLMCFDTYKDRSMVVGMVAIFFNILMYAAPLTVMRMVIKTRSVKYMPFSLSLASFVNSIVWCVYALMPLDPYILVPNGLGSLSAIVQLILYANYYWTTRWDDDDENFEVQMSSTSKA, from the exons ATGGATATCGATACTCTGAGAACCCTCGTTGGAATACTCG GAAACATCATTTCGCTTATTCTCTTTCTCTCCCCCTG GCCAACATTTTCTAAGATTATGAAAGCAAAATCAGTTCAAGCTTTCAAGCCCGATCCATACGTCGCCACGATTCTAAATTGCGCAGTGTGGATGTTCTACGGTCTTCCTATCGTCCATCCAGACAGTCTTTTGGTCGTCACGATCAATGGTGCTGGACTCGTCATTGAAATCGTCTTCATCACAATCTTCTTCACATATTCTACTTGGGGTGGTCGA AAAAAGATCCTAATCATTCTCTTTATTGAAGCCATTTTCGTAGCTCTCCTAGTTGTAGTCACATTAATGTGCTTTGACACCTACAAGGATAGATCTATGGTCGTTGGGATGGTCGCCATCTTCTTTAACATACTCATGTATGCAGCTCCGTTGACTGTCATG AGAATGGTGATCAAGACAAGAAGTGTCAAATACATGCCATTTAGTTTGTCACTTGCCAGCTTTGTCAACAGCATTGTATGGTGTGTTTACGCTCTCATGCCGTTAGATCCCTACATCTTG GTTCCAAATGGTCTAGGATCATTATCAGCAATAGTTCAACTCATATTGTATGCAAACTACTACTGGACCACGAGGTGGGATGATGACGATGAAAATTTTGAGGTTCAAATGTCGTCAACGTCCAAGGCTTAA
- the LOC110918530 gene encoding serine/threonine-protein kinase STY13, with the protein MSDHNNNNNNNDGFVRADQIDLKALDEQLERHLNRVWTMENNKKKLPETDVTTTTTTATAARPSSKPLPIKRQDWEIDPSNLIIKSVLARGTFGTVHRGIYDGVDVAVKLLDWGEEGHRSEAEIQSLRAAFTQEVVVWHKLDHPNVTKFIGATMGSSELQVQTETGQIGLPSNICCVVVEYLAGGALKSYLIKNRRKKLPFKVVVQIALDLARGLSYLHSQKIVHRDVKTENMLLDKTRTVKIADFGVARVEASNPNDMTGETGTLGYMAPEVLNGNPYNRKCDVYSFGICLWEIYCCDMPYPDLSFSEVTSAVVRQNLRPDIPRCCPSSLANVMKQCWDANPDKRPEMDEVVRMLEAIDTTKGGGMIPGDQAQGCLCFRKYRGP; encoded by the exons ATGAGTGAtcacaacaataataacaacaacaatgatgGATTTGTAAGAGCAGATCAAATCGATCTCAAAGCTCTAGATGAACAACTTGAGCGTCATCTTAATCGAGTATGGACTATGGAGAACAACAAAAAGAAGCTGCCGGAAACTGacgtcaccaccaccaccaccaccgctacCGCCGCCAGACCGTCGTCTAAACCCCTGCCGATTAAGCGGCAGGATTGGGAGATCGATCCGTCTAACCTCATCATCAAAAGTGTTCTTGCACGTGGCACTTTCGGCACCGTACACCGTGGCATCTACGACGGCGTTGATGTCGCTG TTAAACTGCTGGACTGGGGTGAAGAGGGCCACCGGTCAGAGGCGGAAATACAGTCATTGAGGGCGGCGTTTACGCAAGAAGTGGTGGTGTGGCATAAGCTTGATCATCCTAATGTCACAAAG TTTATCGGTGCAACAATGGGTTCTTCAGAGCTCCAAGTACAAACCGAAACTGGTCAAATTGGACTGCCAAGCAACATATGTTGTGTTGTGGTAGAATATCTTGCCGGAGGTGCTTTGAAGTCTTACCTAATAAAAAACCGGAGGAAAAAGCTGCCGTTTAAAGTAGTGGTCCAGATTGCACTTGATCTTGCAAGAGG GTTAAGCTACCTGCATTCCCAAAAGATTGTGCACAGAGATGTGAAGACCGAAAATATGCTGTTGGACAAAACTAGAACCGTTAAAATTGCTGATTTTGGGGTGGCTCGTGTTGAAGCATCTAACCCGAATGACATGACTGGTGAAACTGGGACCCTTGGCTATATGGCTCCTGAG GTACTGAATGGGAACCCGTATAATAGAAAGTGTGATGTGTACAGTTTCGGCATTTGTTTGTGGGAAATCTATTGTTGTGATATGCCATACCCCGACCTTAGTTTCTCAGAAGTAACATCCGCTGTCGTTCGTCAG AATCTAAGGCCCGACATACCTAGATGTTGCCCGAGTTCTCTTGCTAATGTGATGAAACAATGTTGGGATGCGAATCCCGACAAACGACCCGAAATggacgaggttgtcagaatgttGGAGGCGATCGATACAACAAAAGGCGGAGGTATGATCCCGGGTGACCAAGCTCAGGGTTGTCTTTGCTTCCGGAAGTATCGCGGGCCATGA
- the LOC110918122 gene encoding uncharacterized protein LOC110918122, whose protein sequence is MIMKYDRVQGFIKQLQFLQKCLFNLCACGFEGHRFSHLKRTKVRVIIFTNDGLQPYNLEQRSNPHSLTRAFELTGCVWRLSRRLEATWSARRAKQFAIKCQTTRSCTELASFMDGVWNSSRPIWRVFYMRAIRRLKA, encoded by the exons ATGATAATGAAATATGATCGGGTTCAA GGTTTCATCAAGCAACTACAGTTTCTTCAAAAATGC CTCTTCAATTTGTGTGCATGTGGATTTGAGGGCCATCGTTTCTCCCATTTGAAG CGCACAAAAGTCCGGGTCATTATTTTCACTAATGACGGTTTACAACCCTACAATCTGGAGCAAAGATCCAATCCGCATTCACTTACCAGAGCATTTGAGCTTACAG GATGCGTATGGAGGCTTTCGAGGAGGCTGGAGGCTACCTGGTCAGCAAGGCGGGCTAAACAATTTGCGATTAAGTGCCAAACAACAAG GTCATGTACAGAATTAGCTTCCTTTATGGATGGTGTATGGAATTCTTCACGACCAATATGGAGAGTTTTTTATATGCGA GCAATAAGGAGACTCAAAGCGTGA